The DNA window TCAACTGAGCGAGCACAGATGCAGAGTTGTGATTTTGTGGAATCGTTAGTGTACAGCCGAACCAGACGGTTAACTCCTGAGTCCTGATCCATTATGACTGATCTGTCTGCACACGCAGACAACAAGCAGGATGGAATCTGACTCTGACCCCCAGAGAACCCACACTGGGGACACCCTACTGGCACAGAGGAACACCTTTCACCCACTGCCAGGCTCATCATTTCTGTAATTAATCTACACATACTGAGCAGCCGGGGAGCTGTTAGTGGGCGGTAGTGTGGCCAGATGTGTGGTTCTGCCTTGTGGTGAGCGCTCTCTGGGCACAGGCAGTCAGACCACACAGGACTGTCTGTAGCAAAGCTAGCTCCAGctctggccagacagacagagtcccCTCAATCCCTCTGCCAAATATCCCTAGTTGGACTGCCTTTGGTGGAGTTGAAGCCAGTAACAACTATAATTGTGTGGAATGTGTGTTTCCCTGAGGTAACTGTTTCATTCCAAGGAGGATCGTGTATTTCTTTATATTTGCTGAGTAAAATGGAATTGGCGGGAAAAGGCGGCTCATTCCAGCTTCAGCTGCTCCTGTTTTTCAAATTTTTTTCTTTAGTCAAATCTCTTTATTTTATTAGCTAATATGTGACACCTctgattattattataaatgtgTTGATAAAGACTACCTTACAAAAAGTTGGCTTTAGATAAGATGAGATAGACTTTATTGTCCCAAAGGAAATTAGTCTTTGAACATTATAGTCCTGTACACTAAATACAGTTGCTGCTCTGTAGGATCAATTAAAGATACATACATGGATCTTCATTAAGACCTGAATTATTTTGGCCACTTTGCTTTTCACTTTTTAGTTTGTAGCTTGCTGCTTTGTACGCAGCTCACAAATCACATTGTTTCTTTTCGTTTCAGAGGAGATATAACCACAGGATATTTTGTTTTTATCCAAGAAGACAGAGGTTCAGTAAATGAGATGGAAGGTCACCCATATTGAGGAGCCTGTCCTAACCAATCACCCTCTCTGTCTAACCCCTGCATCAGCCTAGGACCCGTCTGGTGGTACTTATACCACCTCACGTCCTCCACCCCCTTCTATTGTTCAACACTGACTTGGATATGTAAGCTATTTGATTTGAAGTTTTATGCAGACAGGCGTTTGCTAATTGAACTTGAACGTTTCAAACCAGAGCTCATAAGCTTTTGGAAAATACTATACCAGAACGGATACCAAGAACTGGCAAACATCTGAACAGTTTTTCCCCCAACTGTGGAATTGGAGAATATGTTCACATTGTTTTGATTATGCCGGGCCTTGTGATGTCTTGGGTTAAGACCGAATGTATAGTCCTTCATAAATATGACAACGCTAACTGATTTTGACACATCGTGCTCATCTTTCTCCTGATGGTTACCACATGTGGGACTGCTTGGTGGACAGGCCTGCCACACTTCCAGATACACACAGCATCCTGGCTCTGTGGGCCCGGAACACTAAGTCTTCTGGTTTCTCCAAATGGTGCATCTTTGCTTTTTCCAATAATCTTCATGAAGTCTAAAGTTCATTTATGAGGGTCATAAAAAACAATCGGTGCTGTATAGATGAGCAATGATAAGGTTATGGTACGTTATTCACATCTTAGACGCACAAGAGGGTATTTGTGTAATTTCTTTGCATAGTTATTGGTGATTGTAAAGCTGTTTTAGGATCCTTAATTTTCCTATATCTCCACATACAAGCCATTTGGGCAGGAAAATCTATTTAAATGGCCTTCAAATAGATGCCAAAAAGTGTCTGTTAACGTTCCTTTTGAAGTATATGAAGTCTTAAATCCTAGACCTGTACTTGCGTCGGTATCTTGATGTACAGTCCCCCTGCTACATGCAGGCTGTACAGGGCCCTGACCTCCAGTAAGGCTGGTTCATGACCTCCAGTTAGGCTGGTTCATGACCCCCAGTAAGGCTGGTTCATCCAGAGAGAAAGACCTTCAGAAGGATGTAGTCTTCACCAGCCAGCAGACTGACTCTGTCTTTGAATAATAATTGCAGGACATTTACTACCatgttttatttctctctctctttctctctcttctctctctctcccatagtTCCGTGCTCTGGCGCCAATGTACTACCGAGGCTCAGCTGCGGCCATCATTGTCTATGACATCACTAAAGAGGTACCCGACAGTATCCCCCTCTTAGTCCCCTTTCCTTTGACTTCTCATGAAATACCCAGAGAGTGTATTTCATCAAACGTGTTGTTTATCCAGTGTCCCTCTCCACTGTGTCCCATGTGTTCCTCAGGAGTCCTTCCAGACGCTGAAGAACTGGGTGAAGGAACTCCGGCAGCACGGCCCTCCCAACATTGTGGTGGCCATCGCCGGAAACAAGTGTGACCTCTCTGATGCCAGGTACAAGCTGCCTGGCAATACACCGGGCGTAGGTCAACTGTACTCAGTGCCCGGCTCCCAAGATAATCAAGTGATAGACACACAGATATTCCTGCCTTTATATTTAGATTCACCAGACCAATGCTTACAAGTCCATTTAGGCCTAACTAATGTATGAATGTGCTTACCCAGATTAGTAATGGACCGACAGTGCCTATTCAAAAGGTCAATTAAATAGACACACATTACAGAGCTATTGTAACTGTTTGTGAGACAAAGCCAGGAGTTGGAGACAGATAAATGTGCCCTTGCGTCGTTCAGAGTAGAATCTGTAGTAGAAACATGATCTGCGGATGGTCATTCGCCACCATTTGTAGCTACGGTGTAATCTGATCAGCAGTTTAGGGTTGAATGACCAGAGTGCAGGGGAGACAGCCTCCAGCTGGAGTGGACTAACCTACTCAAGGCTGCTGCTGGTTACACTGTATGAAGACATGACAAAGGGGAAATGTCTCGACTATCTGTTTCATCATTTCCTTTGTAtatctctgctctgtctctcgccccccccccctcccccctctttgtGGTACTGGTGTTAAACTTGTGCTGTATctctctccagggaggtgtCAGAGAAGGATGCCAAAGACTATGCCGACTCCATTCATGCCATATTCGTGGAAACCAGTGCCAAAAACGCAATTAACATCAATGAAGTGTTTATTGAGATTAgtaagtgtgtgtttcaatGAGCCAGCTATTGTCAGAGACCCTTAATGGGCTTGTTTGAGGCATCAATTTGGCTTCCAAGACCAAACCCTGTGTGGTGAATGCTCTTATGTAGCACAAGTGATCTCTGGGTGGGTGTTCACTGTATTTAGGCCTGGGTGTTACGTTGTTATCCGTCCCTTTGGGTGTAACATTGTTTTGTGTCCCCTCCCCTGCAGGCCAGCGTATCCCTGTACTGGACACGgtgggaggggctgcagggcagGGCTTCAAACTGCGGCGCCAGCCCTCCGAGACCCGACGCAGCTGCTGCTGATGCTGCCCAGGACCGGAACACTTTGACCCCCCGACCTCTGACCCCGTCTCTGCCCACAGCCCCCACGGAGCTTCCACTCCCCGTCACAGAGAACCGCGATTCATGCTAACGCTGCCTTAGAGTGTTCCCGCCCATACCCGGGGACCAGCCTCTACCTACAGTCCTGTCAGTCCATCAAACACTTCCTGGTGCCCGTCAGAGACCTGGACGGTACTGTGCTCCACACCACGGCAGGCCTGCTTCATCACATCCCCTTGTTTCGCTGGCGAACAGGTCAGCCCACCACAGGCCTCCAATGGATCCGTCAAGTCCTCGTTGTTTTCTCAGACAACACGGACATGCTGTCTGCTCATCTCGACCTCACACAGAGGCACATCTGCTCCACACCCTGCCGCCTGGCTGCTCCATGGAGCCAGCGCCACCCTCCATCATGGTACGGTGCTTGGCTGTAGactctcattctgtctccttGCCTGGACACAGCAGGTAATGTTCAGATGTTCACATCATGCCCTGTCAAACACAATGGATGGGGAATGGTTGATTCAGATTGTGCCATATGTAGAAGTTTGCTTTATTCCATGCTCCAGATTGAACTATAAACACAATCTCTAACAGGACCAAAACAACATAGCATTATTCATTAAGCTAAGCCCTACCAGAACTAAATTGTGTACTAGATATCTTGCAGTCTTTTTCCATGTGCTCTGTGTTCTTTGACAGAGACACATCATCATGTAGGCATGACTGAACACAcgtttttgtattttgtgttttattcATTCAGAGCTCGTCTTTGCAAACATTTAATCAAATTGAATTAAGACATTTAATTAAAGTTTCACGTTCTGCACTTTTGAGGGTACGTCACAGCCAACACACAATAAATATATAGAGAGTAGCATACCCTAAGCAGTTAGAACTACCATGCTGCACTTCTTCAAGAAGAAGAATGAAGCAAGCCTTGCTAAACTAGACAGTCCACAGAGCAGACCAAGAGCCATGCAGAGAAGCATCTCTTCCCATCTTTCTAGTCTTGGTCCGGTGTGCCTCAGCCACTGGTGTCTAATGAGATTCAGTATCCCCCCAGTATCTCCCAGGCCCGGTGACGGTGTTGCCGAGGGCTCGCCTCAAGCGCTGACAAGGCTGGCCGCCACCAAGTGTGTGATGTGCTAACTTTTCCAACTGCTCACATGTTTTCCACATTTCCCTTTTTAATGGTTGAGAGAATGAGCCAATCTCTGGAATTCTGTAAATGAATTGCTCCGGAGTGCCTGGAGAGTGTGCTGCCAGTCATTTTACAGTATTAGTTTTGCTTCAATGTTTCTTAAATGGCACTTTTAACTGTTTGTGTTAGTTGGCAAACCTGTCTTTCCTCGAACTCCTTGCTGTTTTTTACGATTGTTTTACAGGGGAGGCTGATTTTGTGAGGTCTTGCCAATTCTTTAATTGTCCCATAAACATTTTTCATCTTTCACTTCTCATTCTTTCAGAGTAAGCACTGGCTTGCACATCCAACCTAGTTTTATTGCCTGGCCTGTGATGAAAAGGGTGCTATCTGGAAACTTGTTTCAGGGAGAACCAAGCTATGCTGTTAGAGCTTGGAACCCTTTGAGGGGAAAAGATTCTGTGCAGAAACAGACATTCTGTTCTGTTAGCATGCTGACCCGCTAACGAACCGTGGTCGCTTTTCCCCTCTGAGTGATGTGCTGCTCGGCTCAAGGGACTTGTTATTAGTATTCTTTTCAACCTTGAgatttcccctcctcctcctctcctttccccacctcgtatctcctctctccctctttcctttcttGTGCAGCAGGGTGAGAAAATGGCGAGACATCCAGAAAACACTAGAATATAGGACAAGTTTTGCTGGACAAGTGTTGAATGTACTAGATTTTTGCCCAAGCAATGTTTATTCACATTTCATTTATCCTCTTTTGTCTCACCCCTATCGTTTTCAAATTCAATGGATGGGGAAAACAGTAGATAGGATGGTATGTTGCCTCTGAGCATCTCTGTTACAGTGTCTCTTCATGGACTTGGATGGACACTATGGGTTACTACACTGCCTGGTCTCTGTGGATGTTACGGTGGTCTACTATAAAACAGCATATgtacttctctttctttctttgccaTAATGCATATCCAAGTGGCTTGTTACTGGTGAACTCTGTCAAATACAAGGTCATCTGAATATTCTTCAGGTTTTATTTAGAGATGAATTCAATGTGCAATAATTGTCTTTGTGACAAGGGTAACTAAAATGTGACAGATAACAACTGGTAGATCTATAGATGATTTACTGAATACATTATCTTATTATAAAcagcaaaaacaataataatgaaTTCTAAGGCATAAATATGACTTCCTTGTCTTGAAAGGACAGGGCATTTATTGAAAAAGAGAAACATTTTAGCTCTGGTACTTAAGCAATTGCACTTTACGCACCTAACCTTAACCTTCTTTTGTGTTGTTAGGTGTGTCAAGGTTTCCCAGACATTCTAGATGTATTTCAAGTAACTGAAATGTACAAAGGCATTTACCAATTTGTTGTTCACTGTTTTGGGTGAATCCACATTATCCAGCTTGTTCCTTTGGATGATACTGCAAGCCTTAGTATCACTTGATTCGTTTGTAGTATGCCTGTTCATTCATTTATAATTTTG is part of the Hypomesus transpacificus isolate Combined female chromosome 9, fHypTra1, whole genome shotgun sequence genome and encodes:
- the rab22a gene encoding ras-related protein Rab-22A, whose translation is MALRELKVCLLGDTGVGKSSIVWRFVEDSFDPNINPTIGASFMTKTVQYQNELHKFLIWDTAGQERFRALAPMYYRGSAAAIIVYDITKEESFQTLKNWVKELRQHGPPNIVVAIAGNKCDLSDAREVSEKDAKDYADSIHAIFVETSAKNAININEVFIEISQRIPVLDTVGGAAGQGFKLRRQPSETRRSCC